GTGCGCCGTGCCGCACGCGTACTGCAGCCACGCCGCCGTCGAGGCCATGCCGAAGCGGCAGAATCCGTCGCGCGCGTCGAACTCGGCCACCAGCAGCAGGAACCGGCACGTCGCCGCCGCAAGCCGGCCGGAGAGCGCGACGATGCGCGACCCGAGCTCGTCCGTGGAGAGCGAGGCGTCCGCGATGGACTCGCTCACCGGGCTGAGCAGCGGCGCCGGATCGTCTACGGGACCAGGAGAATCTGTCATCGCCATGTCAGCTAGCCTGCTGCCGCCTTACGACAGTTTCGGCAGCTCACCCGTATTCGGGGATCCGCGTAGCGCGTTCACGTGAACGCGCCGGCGTGAGCGCCCGGCGCAGGTCGCTGCCGCCATACCTGAGGGCGGCGCAGCATGCTGCTGCTGCCCGTCCTGATCCCGACCGTGCTCGTCCCCGCCGCGAACGCCCTGGTGACCACACGCTTCGCAGACCGTTGACACCCGTCCCACCACCGGAGTACGCCTGAATCACCCAATTCATGACGCTTACGGAGCCATGCCATGAATCGTCCGGTGTTCGCGGTAGCCGCCTGCCTGCTCGCCGCCCCCCTCGCTCTCGCCCCCGCGGCGGATGCGCACCCTCAGCACCGCGGCCCGCATTACGTCAAGGAACCGGTCGCCACCGGATCCGGCGGCGCGGTCGCCTCGGCGGAGTTCCACGCCAGCGAGGCAGGCATCGACGTTCTCCGGAACGGCGGCAACGCGATCGACGCGGCAGTCGCGGTCGCGAGCACGATGGGCGTCACCGAGCCGTTCGTGGCCGGGCCGGGCGGCGGCGGCTTCATGGTCATCTACCTGGCGCGCACGCACCAGGTCGTCACCATCGACGGCCGCGAGCAGTGCCCGGCCGGCTGCACACCGCAGCTGTTCCTCGATCCGTCGACCGGCCGGCCGCTCGCGTTCGAGGAGGCGCGCCACTCCGGCCTGTCGGTGGGCGTGCCCGGCCAACCGGCGACCTGGGCCACCGCGGTGAACAGGTACGGCACACGCAGCCTCGCGCACGACCTGGAGCCGGCGATCGACCTGGCGCGGCACGGCTTCACCGTCCAGCCCGACTTCGTGCAGCAGGAGCAGGTGTCGCTTCCCGACCTGCAGGCGTTCACCACCAGCCGCAAGCTGTTCCTGACGCGCGACGGCCAGCCGCTGCCGGTGGGTTCGTGGTTCCGCAACCCGGACCTGGCGGCCACCTACAGCGCACTGGCCCGGCACGGCGTGGGCTACCTCTACGGCGGCCGGCTCGGCAGCGAGGTCGCGCACACCGTGCAGCACCCGCCGGTGTGGAGCGGGACATCGTTCACGGTCCGTCCCGGCATCATGACCGCTCGCGACCTCGCGAACTTCACCACCCGGATCCAGCCGCCGACGCACGTGTCCTACCGCGGCCTGGACGTGTACGGCATGCCGACGTCGTCCAGTGGCGGCCTCACCACCGGCGAGGCGCTGAACATCCTCGCCGGCTACGACCTCAGCAGCGAGCCGCGCGCCCAGGCGCTGTTCCACTACCTTGAGGCGAGCCGGATCGCGTTCGCCGACCGCAACGCGTACATCGGCGACGACCGGTACGTGCCGGTGCCCGAGCAGGGCCTGCTCGACCCGGCTTTCGCGGCGGCACGGCGCTGCCTGATCGGTGACACCGCGCTGACCTCCCCGGTCGCGCCCGGCGTCCCCTACCCGCCGTACCAGGGGTGTCCCGCGGCGAGGGCGCAGGCGAACCCGGTGCACGAGGGCACGTCGACCAACCACATCGTCACCGCCGACCGCTGGGGCAACGTGGTCAGCTACACCAACACCATCGAGCAGATCGCGGGCAGCGGCATGACCGTGCCGCACCGCGGGTTCCTGCTGAACAACGAGATGACCGACTTCGACTTCGCTGCTGCGACGCCGACGACGTACGACCCGAACCTGCCGGCGCCGGGCAAGCGACCGCGCTCGAGCATGAACCCGACGATCGTGCTGAAGGACGGCGCGCCCGCCTTCACGCTCGGCTCCCCCGGCGGCTCGACGATCATCACCACCGTGCTGCAGATCCTGCTCAACCACGTCGACTTCGGCATGTCCCTTCCGGACGCGATCGCGGCGCCGCGGGTCAGCCAGCGCAACACAGCGACGAGTCTGGCCGAGCCGGCCTTCTACACCAGCGCGCTCGCGCATCAGTTGACGTCGCAGTACGGCGAGCAGTTCACCGAGGACACCGGGCCGGTGCTCCCCTTCGACGCGGAGATCGGCAACGCGACCGGAATCGACTTCCTCGGCCACGGGCGGTTCCAGGCGGCAGCCGAACCGGTGCGCCGCGGCGGCGGCAGCGCGCTGGTGGTGTACCCGGATCAGGGCTGACGGCGGCGCCCGGCCAGCACCCCGACGAGCACGCCGGCGAGCGCGATGGCCGCG
This genomic stretch from Jatrophihabitans cynanchi harbors:
- the ggt gene encoding gamma-glutamyltransferase — translated: MNRPVFAVAACLLAAPLALAPAADAHPQHRGPHYVKEPVATGSGGAVASAEFHASEAGIDVLRNGGNAIDAAVAVASTMGVTEPFVAGPGGGGFMVIYLARTHQVVTIDGREQCPAGCTPQLFLDPSTGRPLAFEEARHSGLSVGVPGQPATWATAVNRYGTRSLAHDLEPAIDLARHGFTVQPDFVQQEQVSLPDLQAFTTSRKLFLTRDGQPLPVGSWFRNPDLAATYSALARHGVGYLYGGRLGSEVAHTVQHPPVWSGTSFTVRPGIMTARDLANFTTRIQPPTHVSYRGLDVYGMPTSSSGGLTTGEALNILAGYDLSSEPRAQALFHYLEASRIAFADRNAYIGDDRYVPVPEQGLLDPAFAAARRCLIGDTALTSPVAPGVPYPPYQGCPAARAQANPVHEGTSTNHIVTADRWGNVVSYTNTIEQIAGSGMTVPHRGFLLNNEMTDFDFAAATPTTYDPNLPAPGKRPRSSMNPTIVLKDGAPAFTLGSPGGSTIITTVLQILLNHVDFGMSLPDAIAAPRVSQRNTATSLAEPAFYTSALAHQLTSQYGEQFTEDTGPVLPFDAEIGNATGIDFLGHGRFQAAAEPVRRGGGSALVVYPDQG